The genomic DNA aagtgaaaataaatatcactagatcataataaaataaataaatatctcCATAGTTGATCGAATCTCACACCAAACCCTAGCAGAAAGCTACCACAACAAGAATGACTTATTCCATTACGCAACGACTTTGCTTCAAAGAAACGAAAAAGATGTAACCAATATCTCTACTCTTAAATTCCGCCACGCGTCATCAAACCTACAACGCCACGCTGGGAGAGTCAATCCAACGGTCATTTTATCCTTGCCGGCCCCTAACCTTTGCCGCGTTGCAGTCCCCAACGTCGTCCTTTTTTCTCCCAACTCTTTAACCCATAGATCCGTTATCAACGTTCACTTTTTTAAATCAACGGTCatatttttaaatcaaaaaactaaaaaagttaAGCAAAATCGGTTCCCCACCTACTCCAAGTCACAAACGACAATTATAACAACGCGTTTTTGAAAACTGTAAATTAATTGGTACACTAATTAAtcattattaataattaaaattaattaataatatttatttttttcaaaatacgCGTAAAAGTGGCACACTATTTAGAGGCCAATGTGCGCACCAAACCCTAAAATTGTCTCCAAAGTTTTCTCAACAAACTGGAAGAAAGAGTGGTTAAGGCAAGAGCAACCACCACCCTACAAAAAGAGGGTGTTACCCTAAACTCCTCCCAAATGCCAACCATTTTCCGAAGGATTTTCCTTATTTACAATCTTCTTAATACATTCCTCCTCTCTTTGGTCCCCAAGCATCTCAGGCCTCTCCTCCCCTCCTCCTGGTTCCCCCACCACAGCACTCTTCTTGACACCAAAACACCGTCACCCCAACCCCCACCTCCGTCGTTGTTGTCTTTGCCCTTGCCCTTGCCTTCTGGCGGTGCTTGTCACGTCAGAATGGACCCCAATGAGCTCAAACGCGTGTTCCAGATGTTTGACCGCAATGGGGACGGGCGGATCACCAAGCAGGAGCTCAACGACTCCTTGGAGAACTTGGGAATCTACATCCCCGACAAGGAGCTCTTCAACATGATCGAGAAGATTGACGTGAACGGTGACGGGTGCGTGGACATTGACGAGTTCGGGGAGTTGTACCAGTCTATCATGGACGAGCGCGACGAGGAGGAGGACATGAAGGAGGCATTCAACGTGTTTGATCAAAACGGAGACGGGTTCATAACCGTCGATGAGTTGAGGTCGGTTTTGTCGTCCCTCGGGCTTAAGCAAGGGAGAACTATAGAGGACTGCAAGAGGATGATCATGAAGGTGGATGTGGACGGAGATGGGAGGGTCAACTACAAGGAATTCAGGCAAATGATGAAGGGAGGAGGGTTTAGTGCATTGAGTTAACAAAAA from Pyrus communis chromosome 17, drPyrComm1.1, whole genome shotgun sequence includes the following:
- the LOC137722918 gene encoding calmodulin-like protein 7; its protein translation is MPTIFRRIFLIYNLLNTFLLSLVPKHLRPLLPSSWFPHHSTLLDTKTPSPQPPPPSLLSLPLPLPSGGACHVRMDPNELKRVFQMFDRNGDGRITKQELNDSLENLGIYIPDKELFNMIEKIDVNGDGCVDIDEFGELYQSIMDERDEEEDMKEAFNVFDQNGDGFITVDELRSVLSSLGLKQGRTIEDCKRMIMKVDVDGDGRVNYKEFRQMMKGGGFSALS